A single genomic interval of halophilic archaeon DL31 harbors:
- a CDS encoding hypothetical protein (KEGG: hut:Huta_0306 hypothetical protein) gives MSLYSRLRLVASRALDYRRSGVKTVCSLLAAVLFASPALAHGGPGIASEPVETPTWLFLMTGGGVIAVSFLLTSFVTDRGVLEAYHERRFDLPGGSTLRNWGAAIGGAVGVVGLAAVIVVGLEGPIAANANLAVLLVWVIWWAGFTASTYLLGNSWPALDPFTRLGRLVPERDLAALPAWVGRWPAVAGLLLLVWLEVVSEVASDPTQLVAVVGLYLVATMASSVVLGDSVWRRQVDPIWSVFRLYGKMAPVQRTERGLALAWPGAELAAHDETDTAYTTPQSETGFVIALLWVTSYDGFVATPGWEGLAGPLVRAGIPAELTYFGALLAGYVLFLGAYWWASKLVRRVGQSYLSTATIATAFAPALVPIAAGYHLGHYLPYFLRLAPTTAVVATMPLSPPLDLPVLSLPGWFGSVGPVAVLLGHVLAVWVAHSRAFDLFTGQLQPIRSQYPYVLVMVLYTITGLWLLAQPTIQTPFL, from the coding sequence GTGAGCCTCTACTCTCGGCTCCGGCTGGTTGCGAGTCGTGCACTCGACTACAGACGGAGCGGCGTCAAAACCGTCTGCTCGCTGCTCGCGGCCGTGCTGTTCGCGAGCCCCGCACTCGCTCACGGCGGGCCCGGCATCGCGTCCGAGCCCGTCGAGACGCCCACGTGGCTCTTTCTCATGACCGGCGGCGGCGTCATCGCGGTCTCGTTCCTCCTCACCAGCTTCGTCACCGACCGTGGTGTGCTGGAGGCGTATCACGAACGGCGGTTCGACCTCCCCGGCGGCTCCACGCTCCGGAACTGGGGGGCCGCAATCGGCGGCGCCGTCGGCGTCGTCGGTCTCGCCGCAGTCATCGTCGTGGGGCTCGAGGGGCCCATAGCGGCCAACGCCAATCTCGCTGTCCTGCTCGTCTGGGTGATCTGGTGGGCAGGGTTCACCGCGAGTACGTACCTGCTGGGCAACAGTTGGCCTGCCTTGGACCCGTTCACCCGGCTTGGACGCTTGGTGCCCGAACGTGACCTGGCAGCGCTGCCCGCGTGGGTGGGTCGCTGGCCAGCGGTCGCGGGGCTCTTGCTCCTCGTCTGGCTTGAGGTCGTCAGTGAAGTCGCTTCAGATCCCACCCAGCTCGTCGCTGTCGTCGGCCTCTATCTGGTCGCGACCATGGCCAGCAGCGTCGTTCTCGGCGATTCGGTCTGGCGCCGGCAGGTCGACCCAATCTGGAGCGTTTTCCGGCTCTACGGGAAAATGGCGCCGGTCCAACGCACAGAGCGGGGTCTCGCACTCGCGTGGCCGGGCGCCGAACTCGCCGCCCACGACGAGACGGACACCGCCTACACCACACCCCAGAGTGAAACCGGGTTCGTTATCGCGCTGCTCTGGGTGACCAGCTACGACGGTTTCGTCGCCACACCCGGCTGGGAGGGGCTTGCGGGCCCGCTCGTTCGCGCGGGGATCCCTGCCGAACTCACCTACTTCGGCGCGCTTCTCGCGGGCTACGTGCTCTTCCTCGGTGCGTACTGGTGGGCCTCGAAGCTGGTTCGACGGGTCGGCCAGAGCTACCTCTCGACGGCGACCATCGCGACGGCGTTCGCCCCCGCGCTGGTCCCAATCGCAGCGGGCTACCATCTCGGGCACTATCTGCCCTACTTCCTGCGGCTGGCGCCGACGACGGCCGTCGTCGCGACGATGCCGCTCTCGCCGCCGCTGGACCTCCCCGTACTCAGTCTACCGGGCTGGTTCGGAAGCGTGGGCCCAGTTGCGGTCCTGCTGGGGCACGTTCTCGCTGTCTGGGTGGCCCACTCACGCGCGTTCGACCTGTTCACCGGCCAGCTGCAGCCCATCCGGAGCCAGTACCCCTACGTGCTCGTGATGGTGCTCTACACCATTACCGGGCTCTGGCTGCTCGCCCAGCCGACAATCCAGACGCCGTTCCTCTAA
- a CDS encoding hypothetical protein (KEGG: hbo:Hbor_15790 hypothetical protein), which produces MSEQLTPDQFTVDDSEAEYCPYCGRPLASEHLWALHVGEHHPDAMTEAETETYEAANEQESDDLFVFHIKVMAIITLVTFVFIYTYTFVWL; this is translated from the coding sequence ATGTCCGAACAACTCACTCCCGACCAGTTCACCGTCGACGACAGCGAGGCCGAATACTGCCCCTACTGCGGGCGGCCGCTGGCCTCCGAGCACCTGTGGGCGCTACACGTCGGAGAGCATCACCCCGACGCCATGACCGAGGCCGAGACCGAGACCTACGAGGCTGCCAACGAACAAGAGAGCGACGACCTGTTCGTCTTCCACATCAAGGTGATGGCGATCATCACGCTGGTCACGTTCGTCTTCATCTACACATACACGTTCGTCTGGCTCTGA
- a CDS encoding hypothetical protein (KEGG: hbo:Hbor_15750 hypothetical protein) produces the protein MARTKLYTIIYVVLFVLATAQVAVEQVDLLGYWAAIAVIAVLSMVKALFVAGYYQHLVWEPRSLSYLMLIGFVGFIALTVAASYSIL, from the coding sequence ATGGCACGAACTAAACTCTACACGATAATCTACGTGGTACTGTTCGTCCTCGCGACGGCGCAGGTCGCCGTCGAGCAGGTCGACCTGTTGGGCTACTGGGCGGCAATCGCGGTCATCGCGGTGCTATCGATGGTGAAGGCGCTGTTCGTCGCGGGCTACTACCAGCATCTGGTCTGGGAGCCCCGCTCGCTGAGCTATCTGATGCTCATCGGCTTCGTCGGATTCATCGCGCTAACGGTCGCGGCCTCCTACTCAATCCTGTAG